From one Papaver somniferum cultivar HN1 unplaced genomic scaffold, ASM357369v1 unplaced-scaffold_9008, whole genome shotgun sequence genomic stretch:
- the LOC113346056 gene encoding dihydropyrimidinase-like has product MSIDAMEEIAKAQKLGQKIIGEPVTSGLVLDDSKLWDPDFTTAAKYVMRPPIRKLGHGKALKAALSTGVLQLVGTDHCTFNSTQKAFGIDDFRKIPNGVNGIEERMHVVWELMVESGQISVTDYVQITSSGCARIFNIYPRKGAVLAGSDADIIILNPNSSVEISAKSHHSRTDTNVYEGLKLKGKVEVTIAGGRVVWENDELKVIPGSGRYIKMSPFNYLFSGISKADAAYLSSLKAPVRRFRDQS; this is encoded by the exons ATGAGCATTGATGCCATGGAGGAGATAGCTAAGGCTCAAAAGTTAG GGCAAAAGATTATCGGAGAACCTGTAACCTCTGGATTGGTGCTTGATGATTCTAAACTTTGGGATCCTGATTTCACCACTGCAGCTAA GTATGTCATGAGGCCTCCAATAAGAAAACTGGGACATGGTAAAGCCCTTAAAGCTGCCCTTTCAACAGGAGTTTTGCAG CTTGTAGGAACTGATCATTGCACTTTCAATTCTACTCAAAAAGCTTTTGGTATTGATGATTTTCGAAAGATTCCCAATGGGGTAAATG GTATAGAAGAGAGGATGCATGTTGTTTGGGAATTGATGGTG GAGTCGGGCCAGATATCTGTTACAGACTATGTGCAGATAACAAGTTCTGGATG TGCAAGGATCTTTAATATATATCCTAGAAAGGGCGCTGTACTAGCTGGATCTGATGCCGATATTATAATACTAAATCCAAACTCAAGCGTCGAAATATCTGCCAAGTCTCACCATTCGAGAACGGATACTAATGTTTATGAAGGATTGAAACTAAAG GGGAAAGTTGAAGTTACAATTGCTGGAGGAAGAGTTGTATGGGAAAATGATGAACTCAAAGTTATTCCTGGCTCTGGGAGGTACATAAAAATGTCTCCTTTCAATTATCTATTCAGTGGTATTAGTAAGGCTGATGCTGCATACTTGTCTTCCCTGAAAGCTCCTGTTCGACGCTTCAGAGATCAATCTTGA